The following proteins come from a genomic window of Paenibacillus sp. CAA11:
- a CDS encoding carbonic anhydrase, which translates to MSSLWKNGLLALLLVLAAGCSNANSPSDSASSGTADTQSASTTSPPAHTASHDPHWSYEGETGPEYWGALSTDFETCKKGSKQSPINIDHSQLTKQTNLKPVEIHYHKAKATIQNNGHTIQVALQDKDNYILLDGTKYTLAQFHFHHPSEHQLDGKNAEIELHFVHKSDDGRSAVLGVLIKSGTENAAFKQVWSHLPAKSSETANELKEQIALTDLLPANLHSVRYTGSLTTPPCSEDVSWTVLDHPIQMSKEQIAKFAALFPDNHRPVQPLGDRTVSTEG; encoded by the coding sequence ATGTCTTCCTTATGGAAAAATGGCCTGTTAGCTTTACTTCTAGTTCTAGCGGCCGGATGCTCGAATGCGAACTCACCCTCAGACTCAGCTTCCTCCGGGACTGCGGATACACAGTCTGCGAGCACAACTTCTCCCCCAGCGCACACTGCTTCTCATGATCCCCATTGGTCCTATGAAGGCGAGACCGGCCCCGAGTATTGGGGGGCGCTCTCGACAGATTTCGAGACCTGCAAGAAAGGCAGCAAACAGTCCCCTATCAATATTGACCACAGTCAACTCACGAAGCAAACGAACTTGAAACCTGTGGAGATCCATTATCATAAGGCCAAAGCAACCATCCAGAATAACGGCCATACCATCCAGGTGGCCCTTCAGGACAAGGATAACTATATCCTGCTGGATGGTACCAAATACACGCTGGCACAGTTCCATTTCCACCATCCCAGCGAGCATCAGCTGGACGGCAAGAACGCAGAGATTGAGCTGCATTTTGTTCATAAAAGCGATGATGGCCGAAGTGCTGTGCTCGGCGTTCTGATCAAATCTGGAACGGAGAACGCCGCCTTCAAGCAAGTTTGGAGCCATCTGCCGGCAAAAAGCTCGGAGACCGCTAACGAGCTGAAGGAGCAAATTGCACTTACCGATCTGCTTCCGGCGAACCTTCACTCTGTCCGCTACACCGGCTCTCTAACCACCCCGCCTTGCAGCGAGGATGTTAGCTGGACGGTGCTGGATCATCCGATTCAGATGTCCAAAGAACAAATCGCCAAATTTGCAGCGCTCTTCCCGGACAATCACCGCCCTGTTCAGCCGCTCGGTGACCGGACGGTAAGCACAGAAGGATAA
- a CDS encoding WYL domain-containing protein codes for MNLFEKIFNYQLLSRLEDSGTFMVTAHERSWLKTMLQHPAAAEAFTPETLLKLQSILEQDPVMDTPEHLIEKVRSREKQVYHPLLRPLRRLIMNRQGVMLSYEIKGGRVQENQVGLPYKLEYSMVKREWYLLWAHNRHQAFMRTKLEKITAAEPAGMSAARAESLLSLISETLEARKSEAVIEVVPEYNRELSRILYALSSFEKDVEYDAERDMYTVTVCLMADEQEYLLSKLRFLGKRVKVVQGDYLQKRMLEAATKSLGRYGVTPAEAEASPAAVCD; via the coding sequence ATGAACCTGTTTGAGAAAATCTTTAACTACCAGCTGCTCTCCCGTCTCGAAGACTCCGGAACCTTTATGGTTACAGCACACGAGCGATCCTGGCTGAAGACCATGCTGCAGCATCCGGCTGCCGCGGAAGCGTTCACGCCCGAGACGCTGCTTAAGCTTCAGTCTATCCTGGAACAGGACCCAGTCATGGATACACCCGAGCACCTGATTGAGAAGGTTCGCAGCCGGGAGAAGCAGGTCTACCACCCGCTGCTGCGCCCTCTGCGCAGATTGATTATGAATAGGCAGGGCGTAATGCTATCCTACGAGATCAAAGGCGGACGGGTTCAGGAGAACCAGGTCGGCCTGCCTTATAAGCTTGAATACTCCATGGTGAAGAGAGAGTGGTATCTGCTGTGGGCTCATAACCGCCATCAAGCATTCATGCGGACCAAACTGGAGAAGATAACTGCCGCGGAGCCTGCAGGGATGAGTGCAGCCAGGGCAGAGAGCCTCCTTAGTCTCATCAGCGAGACGCTGGAAGCGCGCAAAAGTGAAGCTGTCATTGAGGTCGTCCCGGAGTACAACCGGGAGCTGTCCCGGATTCTATATGCCCTCTCCAGCTTTGAGAAGGATGTGGAATACGATGCCGAACGGGACATGTATACAGTTACCGTGTGCCTGATGGCGGATGAACAGGAGTATTTGCTCTCCAAACTTCGTTTTCTCGGGAAGCGTGTAAAGGTTGTTCAGGGAGATTATTTGCAGAAACGGATGCTGGAAGCAGCAACCAAATCGCTGGGACGATATGGAGTGACCCCTGCGGAGGCTGAAGCCAGTCCAGCAGCAGTCTGTGACTAA